CACCGCGCAGACCCAGATGATCATCGCGATGCTGCTCGGCGCCGGCGCAATCGCCGCGGGCAGCACCCGCGGCAGCAGCAGCGCCGGCAACAACGGTCTCGCCAATGCCGGCGCGGCGGCAATCGCCGGCCCGCAGGAGATGATCCGCCGCTCGCTCTTGTCCTACCAGCGCCAGCAGGAGGAGAACGCCGACCGCGCCGGCGTGAAATTCCTGACCGCGACCCAGCAGTCGCCCAAGGGCATGTACGAGACCTTCAAGCGCTTCACCAGCGAGAGTCTGTTCGCCGCGCGCGGCGCCGACCCCTATCTGCAGTCGCACCCGATGCCCGCCGAGCGCGTCGCCGCGCTCCAGGAGTTCGCCAGCTCCAGCCCCTATTGGGACAAGAAGGACGATCCGGCGCTCCAGCTCCGCCACGACATGGTGCGCGCCAAGATCTCCGCCTTCATGGAGCGCCCGGAGACGGTGTATCGCCGCTATCCGCAGACCAACGACAGCCTCCCGGCGCGCTATGCCCGCGCCATCAGCACCTATCTGCACGGCGATCTGCGCAGCGCGCTCGCCCAGATCGACGCGCTGATCCAGGTCCAGCCCAACAACCCGTACTTCTACGAGGTGCGCGGCCAGGCCCTGCTCGAGAGCGGCAAGCCGGCGGACGCCATCGCTCCCCTGCGCAAGGCTGTCGCACTCTCCAACAACGCCCCCCTCATCGAGATGTTACTTGGGCAGGCTCTGGTTGGAACCGATAATAAGGCCTACACGGACGATGCCGTTCGGATTCTCCGTGCCGCGGTGGCACGGGAGCCCGAGGCCCCGCTCGGTTACACCCAGCTCGCGATGGCCTATGGCCGGAAGGGCGACTATGCCGAGGCCGATCTCGCCTCGGCGCAGGCCGCTTACCTGCGCGGCGACAACAAGACCGCCCGCGAGCTTGCCACGCGCGCGAAAACCCGTTTCGCCGTCGGCACGCCCGGATGGGTCAAGGCCGACGACATCGTGGCGTCAAAGCCGCCGCGCAACTAGGTCGAACGCAACTAGGTCAAACTAAGTAAGACGACGCCTGCTACCACGACGTCACGACACCAGAATCAGTCCGCCGGGACGTTTTCCGAAACCTGCTTTGGATAAGAGGATTTGCCTATGCCTTCGCTGCGCCTGCTTGCTCCCGCGTTGTTTGCGCTCGCCATGTTCGGCGCAGCCGCGCCCGCGTCGGCCGACAGCTTCTCCGATGCCCAGCGCACCGACATCGAGGCGATCATCAAGAACTACCTCGTCACCCATCCCGAGGTGCTCGAGGAGGCCATGACCGAGCTCAGCAAGCGGCAGGCCGATGCCGAAACCAAGAAGCACGAGGCCAGCATCGCGCAGAATTCGGATGCGATCTTCAACTCGCCGCGCCAGGTCGTGCTCGGCAACAAGGACGGCGACGTCACCTTCGTCGAGTTCTTCGATTACAATTGCGGCTACTGCAAGCGCGCCATGGGCGACATGCTCGACCTCATGAAGAGCGATCCGAAGCTGAAGGTCGTGCTGAAGGAATTTCCGGTGCTGAGCCAGGGCTCGGTCGAAGCGGCGCAGGTCGCGGTCGCCGTGCGCATGCAGGATCCCACTGGCAAGAAATATCTCGACTTCCACCAGAAGCTGCTCGGCGGCCGCGGCGCGGCCGACAAGGCGCGCGCGATGCAGGCGGCCAAGGAAGCCGGGCTCGACACCGCAAAAATCGAGAAAGACATCGCCAGCCCCGAAGTGCGCGCCACCATCGAGGAGAACTTCAAGCTTGCGGAGGCGATGGGCATGAACGGCACGCCGAGCTACGTGATCGGCAAGCAGATCGTGATCGGCGCCGTCGGCCTCGAAGGCCTCAAGGAGAAGATCGGCGTCGCCCGCTGCGGCAAGGCGACTTGCTGACAAAGCGATCGCGCGTCTCACAACTCTCGCATGCGTCGAGGCCGGCTGAAAAGCCGGCCTTTTTCGTTGGCCGATAGCGGCGCGAATCCGGCGCGCGCATTCATCTCGCGTTTAGGAAACAAATGCCCCGGAACAGGCGAAGTTCCGGAACAACTCAAATCTCCTTTCGTTGTCGGCGCGGGCAATGACGCAAATGAACACGTGAGGAGAATTCGATGTTGAACCGCTTTATGATCTCGGTTGCCACACTCGCGCTGGTCGCGGGCACCGGTCTGGCGAACGCACAGGACAAGGGCCGCGACGCTGGCGGCGCTGGCTCGCAACAGCAGATGCAGCATTCACAGCCGTCTGGCGGCGCCGCAGAGCGCGGCTCGATGGGCAAGGAGTCCACCCATGAGAAGGGCACCGTCGGCCAGGCCGGCGGCGCTATGAAGCAGGGCGGAGCCGAAGAGAAGTCGGGTGCAATGGAGAAGTCCGGCACCGCCGAAAAGTCAGGCGGAATGGACAAGTCCGGCGCGATGAACAAGAACGCGGCCGACGAGAAGGCTGGAGCGAAGGGTGAGCACGCCCAAGGTGCGCAGGATAAGGCCGCGCAGGACAAGTCGAAGAGCATGAGCTCCGAGTCCTCGACCACCAAGTCCGACTCCACCAAGTCGGGCACCAAGGACATGAAGGCCGAGGACAACAAGGCCGGCGGCGCCGCCAAGAGCAACAATGCCGAGAGCCGTCCGGCTGCGACCGACAAGTCCCAGACCACGACCGGCGCCGCTTCGGCGACCGCGACCGCCGCGCCGCCGCCCGAGAAGCGGACCGAGATCTCGACGGCGATCAAGTCGACCAAGATCGAGGAGACCACGAACGTCAACTTCAACATCTCGGTCGGCGCCGCGGTCCCAGCGTCCGTCCGCTTCCATCCGCTGCCGCCCCGGATCGTCGAGATCTACCCGGAGTGGCGCGGTTATGAAGTGATCTTCGTGCACGGCCAGTACGTGATCGTCCGTCCGCAGACGCGCGAGATCGTGTACATCATCGAAGGCTAAGGCCGGACAGCGGCAAGCTCAGGGGGCGGGCAGCGATGCCCGCCCCCTTTGCATTCGGCCGGCAGCCATGCTTTGGACTGGTTAACAAGCAATTTCCGTAGTTTCCGCACAGGTTTTTGCGCAACGGATGAGGTGCCTGAACCCGCCTCGGAGGTCCTTCAAGGCTTCCCCTCACGCGCTTTGTTACCTATAACCCCCGCCACGCCGAAGCACCTCTTTTCCGGGATTTGAATGGCTGAACCTGCAACCGACACGATCCTCGTCCTGAACGGGCCGAACCTCAACATGCTGGGGACGCGCGAGCCCGAAAAGTATGGCCATGCGACGCTGGCCGACGTCGAGGCGCTGTGCCGGGAGACGGCAGCACACTTCGGCCTCAAGGCCGACTGCCGGCAGTCCAACCGCGAAGGCGAGCTGATCGACTTCATCCACGAGGCGCATGCGCGCAAGATGAAGGGCATCATCATCAATGCCGGCGGCTATTCGCACACCTCGATCGCCCTGCACGACGCGCTGCTCGCGGTGCAGATCCCGACGGTCGAGGTGCATGTGACCAACATCCACGCCCGCGAGAGCTTCCGTCACCATTCCTACACCGCGCGCGCGGCCTTCGCCTCGCTGTGCGGTTTCGGCATCGAGGGCTACCGCCTCGCCATCCAGGGCCTTGCCGCCAAGCTCGGCATCAAGCCCAACGCCTGACGCTCCCTCATCACACAGAACATTCGGATCAAACAACATGGCGCGCCAGCCAGACGACAAAGCAGCCGCAAAGTTTTCCAGCGAGGATTCCGCGCTCGTCCGCGAGCTCGCTCTTCTGCTCGATGAGACCAGCCTCACCGAGATCGAGATCGAACGCGCGGGCCTGCGCCTGCGCGTCGCCCGCAACATCAGCGTCGCCGCGACCATGCCGATGCCGATCGCGGCCGCTTCCGCCGCGCTGCCGATGGCGGCAAGCGTCGCCGCTGCGCCCGCTGCGGCCGCAGCCGACCTGTCGAAGCATCCGGGTGCGGTGACCTCGCCGATGGTCGGCACCGCCTATTGGGCGCCGGAGCCAGGCGCAAAGCCGTTCATCGAGGTCGGCAACAAGGTCTCGGTCGGCCAGACCCTGCTGATCATCGAAGCCATGAAGACCATGAACCAGATCCCCTCGCCGCGATCAGGCACGGTGACGCAGATCCTCGTCGAAGACGGCCAGCCGGTCGAGTACGGCGAGCCGCTGGTCATTATTGAATAAGCGAATGGCGAATGGCGAATAGCGAATGGTGCCCGTCTTGCCCCTCGCTATTCGCTACTCCCTATTCGCCCGCTGAGGCACCATGTTCGACAAGATCCTCATAGCCAATCGCGGCGAGATCGCACTTCGCATCCTCAGGGCCTGCAAGGAGCTCGGGATCGCGACCGTCGCCGTGCACTCCACCGCCGACGCCGATGCGATGCATGTGCGACTGTCGGACGAGAGCGTCTGCATCGGACCGCCGCCGTCCAAGGACAGCTATCTCAACGTGCCCGCCCTGCTCGCGGCCTGCGAGATCACCGGCGCCGATGCCGTGCATCCCGGCTACGGCTTCCTGTCGGAGAACGCGCGGTTTGCGGAAATCCTCGCCGAGCACAATCTGCAATTCATCGGCCCCAAGGCCGAGCACATCCGCCTGATGGGCGACAAGATCGAGGCCAAGAAAACCGCCAAGCGGCTCGGCATTCCCGTGGTGCCCGGCTCCGACGGCGCGGTCGGCCCTGATGACGACGCGATGGCGATCGCGAGGAAGATCGGCTTCCCGGTGCTGGTCAAGGCCGCGGCCGGCGGCGGCGGGCGCGGCATGAAGGTCGCGCAGAGCGAGGCCGACCTCCAGGTCGCACTCTCCACGGCAGCCAATGAGGCCAAATCCGCCTTCGGCGATGCCTCCGTCTATCTCGAAAAATACCTCCAGAAGCCGCGCCACATCGAGATCCAGATCCTCGGCGACGGCCGCGGCGGCGCGATCCATCTCGGCGAGCGCGACTGCTCTCTGCAGCGCCGCCACCAGAAGGTCTGGGAAGAAGGCCCCTCGCCGGTGCTGGCCGCCGCTGCGCGCGCCAAGATCGGCGAGACCTGCGCCAAGGCGATGCGCGAGATGAAATATCTCGGCGTCGGCACCATCGAGTTCCTGTTCGAGGACGGCGAGTTCTACTTCATCGAGATGAACACCCGCATTCAGGTCGAGCATCCCGTCACCGAGAGCATCACCGACATCGACCTCGTGCTGGAGCAGATCCGCATCGCCGCCGGCGGCGATCTGCCCGCGAAGCAGGAAGAGGTGCAGATCATCGGCCACGCCATCGAGTGCCGCATCAACGCCGAGAATCCGCAGACCTTCCGGCCCTCACCGGGCCGGATCACGCAATATCACCCGCCCGGTGGGCTCGGCGTGCGGATCGATTCCGCGGTCTATCAGGGCTACCAGATCCCGCCTTATTACGACTCCCTGGTCGGCAAGCTGATCGTCCACGGCAAGACCCGGACCGAGTGCCTGATGCGCTTACGCCGGGCGCTGGACGAGATGGTCGTGGAGGGCATCGAGACGACGCTGCCGCTGTTCCGCGACCTGGTGCGCCAGGACGATATCATCGACGGCGACTATCACATCCACTGGCTGGAACAGTACCTCGCCGGCAAGGCGGAACCCGGCGCGAAATAATCCCTTCTCCTCTTGGAACCCATTGGCCCCAATCGAGTTCTCGACGGTGGGGCCAGTTCCCGAGGGGCATTTTGAATTCCGTTGAACCTGAGCGAGTGAAACCGTCGTGACGGCCGAGGGCCAACGACGGCGCGCATTCTGGCAGATCCTGCTGTTCGCGGCGGGCCTTTTGGTGCTGACCGTGATCAGCGCCGGCTCGGTCTACCTCGTCAACAAGGCGCGCGACGACGCCAAATGGGTGCTTCACACCATCGAGGCGGAGAACCAGATCAACGCCCTCCTGCTCGAAGTCCGGCGCGCCGAAAGCGGCGCCCGCGGTTTCCTCCTGACGCAGGGACCGGATTTCCTGTCGGATCACCAGAAGGCCGTCGCGGCGATCATTCCCGCGCTCGACAAGCTCACGCGCCAGATCGGCGACAATCCGGCGCAACGCGAGAGCCTCGAGAAGCTGAGCGCGGCGATCGAGACCCGGCTCGACCAGTTCTCGCGCGAGATGAATTTCGTGAAGCAAGGCCGACCCGACGATGCCACCGCGCTCGTCCGCGAGGCCGCTGCCGGCAATACCACGACCACGATCAGCAACCTCGCCAACGCGATGATCCGCGAGGAGGAACGGCTGTTCCGGATCCGCAGCGCCAACTCCGACCGGAGCCAGACGCTGGCCGCGTCGATGACCGGCATCGGCTCCGGCCTCGTCGTGCTGCTGACCCTGATCTCGATCTGGCTGGTGCGGCGCTCGGCCCGTGCCCGTGACGAGGCCGAAACGCGGCTGCGCGATGCGAACGTCAACCTGGAGGCCGTGGTCGACGAACGCACGGCCGACCTGCGCGAAGCCAATGACGAGATCCAGCGCTTTGCCTATATCGTGAGCCACGATCTGCGCTCGCCCCTCGTCAACATCATGGGCTTCACCAGCGAGCTCGAAGAGCTCGGCGGCGACATTTTCCGCCGTATCAGCGGCCTCGCCCATATCCCCGCCGACGGGCCGCCGCTGCCGGCCGGCGAGATCGCGCTCGAAGGCCCCGACAAGCAATTATCGGCGGATTTTTCCGAGGCGCTCGGATTCATCAAATCGTCGATTGCCAAGATGGACCGGCTGATCTCGGCCATCCTCAACCTGACCCGCGAGGGTCGCCGCGAATTCCAGCCGGAGAAGATCGACACGCGCGAGCTGATCGAGGCCATCGTGTCGACGCTGGCGCACCAGGCCGCCGAGGCGCATGCCGAGATCCATGTCGAGCCCCTGCCGAATCTCGTCAGCGACCGCCTTGCGCTGGAGCAGATCTTCTCCAATCTGATCGACAACGCGATCAAATATCTCAAAACTGGCGTTCCCGGCGAGATCAGAATCCGCGGGCGCACCAAGCTCGGCTACGCTATCTTCGAAATCAGCGATAACGGCCGCGGCATCGACCCCAGGGATCACCAGCGGATCTTCGACCTGTTCCGCCGTGCGGGAACCCAGGACAAGCCCGGCCAGGGCATAGGTCTTGCACATGTGCGTGCACTTGTGCGCCGCCTCGGGGGCACGATGTCGGTATCATCGGAACTGAATGCGGGCAGCACCTTCACGATCACGCTGCCCATCACCTGGAACGTCACCAACCGGAACGCAGATCGATGACCCAGCCTGTCACCATCATCATGATCGAGGACGACGAGGGACACGCCCGGCTGATCGAGCGCAATATCCGCCGCTCAGGGGTCAACAACGAGATCGTCTCGTTCCCGAATGGCACCGACGCGATGAAGCACCTGTTCGGCGCGGACGGAAGCGGTCTCGTGCAGAAGGGCAACGCGCTTCTGATCCTGCTCGATCTCAACCTGCCCGACATGACCGGTATCGACATCCTGAGGCAGATCAAGGAGAACAAATATCTGAAGGCCTCCCCCGTGGTGGTGCTGACCACCACCGACGACAGCCAGGAAATCAAGCGCTGCTACGAGCTCGGCTGCAACGTCTACATCACCAAGCCCGTCAACTACGAGAATTTCGCCAATGCCATCCGGCAGCTCGGCCTGTTCTTCTCGGTCATCCAGGTCCCGCCCGCCGCCTCATGAACCAGCGCACGCCAACACTGCTCTATATCGACGACGACGACGCGCTGGCGCGCCTGGTCGATCGCGGCCTGACGCGGCGCGGCTACAAGGTCGTTCATGCCGCAAGCGGCGAGGAAGGCCTCGAGCGCATCCGCCG
This is a stretch of genomic DNA from Bradyrhizobium sp. CB2312. It encodes these proteins:
- a CDS encoding M48 family metalloprotease; the protein is MLLQIALRRKASALTAIVTAAAIALLPVPAAHAQAKGPQVLRDTETEQLLREYTRPILRVAGLEKQNIQMVILNEASFNAFVADGRRIFVNYGAILQSETPNQIIGVLAHETGHLAGGHLSKLREQLATAQTQMIIAMLLGAGAIAAGSTRGSSSAGNNGLANAGAAAIAGPQEMIRRSLLSYQRQQEENADRAGVKFLTATQQSPKGMYETFKRFTSESLFAARGADPYLQSHPMPAERVAALQEFASSSPYWDKKDDPALQLRHDMVRAKISAFMERPETVYRRYPQTNDSLPARYARAISTYLHGDLRSALAQIDALIQVQPNNPYFYEVRGQALLESGKPADAIAPLRKAVALSNNAPLIEMLLGQALVGTDNKAYTDDAVRILRAAVAREPEAPLGYTQLAMAYGRKGDYAEADLASAQAAYLRGDNKTARELATRAKTRFAVGTPGWVKADDIVASKPPRN
- a CDS encoding DsbA family protein — its product is MPSLRLLAPALFALAMFGAAAPASADSFSDAQRTDIEAIIKNYLVTHPEVLEEAMTELSKRQADAETKKHEASIAQNSDAIFNSPRQVVLGNKDGDVTFVEFFDYNCGYCKRAMGDMLDLMKSDPKLKVVLKEFPVLSQGSVEAAQVAVAVRMQDPTGKKYLDFHQKLLGGRGAADKARAMQAAKEAGLDTAKIEKDIASPEVRATIEENFKLAEAMGMNGTPSYVIGKQIVIGAVGLEGLKEKIGVARCGKATC
- a CDS encoding DUF1236 domain-containing protein, with the translated sequence MLNRFMISVATLALVAGTGLANAQDKGRDAGGAGSQQQMQHSQPSGGAAERGSMGKESTHEKGTVGQAGGAMKQGGAEEKSGAMEKSGTAEKSGGMDKSGAMNKNAADEKAGAKGEHAQGAQDKAAQDKSKSMSSESSTTKSDSTKSGTKDMKAEDNKAGGAAKSNNAESRPAATDKSQTTTGAASATATAAPPPEKRTEISTAIKSTKIEETTNVNFNISVGAAVPASVRFHPLPPRIVEIYPEWRGYEVIFVHGQYVIVRPQTREIVYIIEG
- the aroQ gene encoding type II 3-dehydroquinate dehydratase; this encodes MAEPATDTILVLNGPNLNMLGTREPEKYGHATLADVEALCRETAAHFGLKADCRQSNREGELIDFIHEAHARKMKGIIINAGGYSHTSIALHDALLAVQIPTVEVHVTNIHARESFRHHSYTARAAFASLCGFGIEGYRLAIQGLAAKLGIKPNA
- the accB gene encoding acetyl-CoA carboxylase biotin carboxyl carrier protein, with product MARQPDDKAAAKFSSEDSALVRELALLLDETSLTEIEIERAGLRLRVARNISVAATMPMPIAAASAALPMAASVAAAPAAAAADLSKHPGAVTSPMVGTAYWAPEPGAKPFIEVGNKVSVGQTLLIIEAMKTMNQIPSPRSGTVTQILVEDGQPVEYGEPLVIIE
- the accC gene encoding acetyl-CoA carboxylase biotin carboxylase subunit yields the protein MFDKILIANRGEIALRILRACKELGIATVAVHSTADADAMHVRLSDESVCIGPPPSKDSYLNVPALLAACEITGADAVHPGYGFLSENARFAEILAEHNLQFIGPKAEHIRLMGDKIEAKKTAKRLGIPVVPGSDGAVGPDDDAMAIARKIGFPVLVKAAAGGGGRGMKVAQSEADLQVALSTAANEAKSAFGDASVYLEKYLQKPRHIEIQILGDGRGGAIHLGERDCSLQRRHQKVWEEGPSPVLAAAARAKIGETCAKAMREMKYLGVGTIEFLFEDGEFYFIEMNTRIQVEHPVTESITDIDLVLEQIRIAAGGDLPAKQEEVQIIGHAIECRINAENPQTFRPSPGRITQYHPPGGLGVRIDSAVYQGYQIPPYYDSLVGKLIVHGKTRTECLMRLRRALDEMVVEGIETTLPLFRDLVRQDDIIDGDYHIHWLEQYLAGKAEPGAK
- a CDS encoding CHASE3 domain-containing protein, which encodes MTAEGQRRRAFWQILLFAAGLLVLTVISAGSVYLVNKARDDAKWVLHTIEAENQINALLLEVRRAESGARGFLLTQGPDFLSDHQKAVAAIIPALDKLTRQIGDNPAQRESLEKLSAAIETRLDQFSREMNFVKQGRPDDATALVREAAAGNTTTTISNLANAMIREEERLFRIRSANSDRSQTLAASMTGIGSGLVVLLTLISIWLVRRSARARDEAETRLRDANVNLEAVVDERTADLREANDEIQRFAYIVSHDLRSPLVNIMGFTSELEELGGDIFRRISGLAHIPADGPPLPAGEIALEGPDKQLSADFSEALGFIKSSIAKMDRLISAILNLTREGRREFQPEKIDTRELIEAIVSTLAHQAAEAHAEIHVEPLPNLVSDRLALEQIFSNLIDNAIKYLKTGVPGEIRIRGRTKLGYAIFEISDNGRGIDPRDHQRIFDLFRRAGTQDKPGQGIGLAHVRALVRRLGGTMSVSSELNAGSTFTITLPITWNVTNRNADR
- a CDS encoding response regulator, translated to MTQPVTIIMIEDDEGHARLIERNIRRSGVNNEIVSFPNGTDAMKHLFGADGSGLVQKGNALLILLDLNLPDMTGIDILRQIKENKYLKASPVVVLTTTDDSQEIKRCYELGCNVYITKPVNYENFANAIRQLGLFFSVIQVPPAAS